In Thermococcus bergensis, one DNA window encodes the following:
- a CDS encoding restriction system modified-DNA reader domain-containing protein: MKILLKDCAKYVPYEYKNEAELEGMVFEHYKEIFGENSLLFSKRKIKSPAKIGTIPDAFVIDFKSKKWFVVEIELSNHPVYEHIVTQVTKFMTATKFPESKQELAKAIYNEIISDPYKRALLEANGIKEDKFKEILEIIETSPAIVVIINELTKKINEAVNLLSNALKFNVRAIEFKTFRRENSHSLNDHIHVFEIITQRSGLPEDHKTKPKSSHILKGKKIILKMIEEGYLYPGFKIHGEYRGELYEAEILEDGRIRIINDGSIHTSLSKAAFHITKKGTNGWYWWKYKDEEGREHEIDELRQKYFQHESKLI; encoded by the coding sequence ATGAAAATCCTCCTCAAAGACTGTGCTAAATATGTTCCTTATGAATATAAAAATGAGGCTGAGCTTGAAGGCATGGTTTTTGAACACTACAAAGAAATCTTCGGAGAAAATTCCCTCCTTTTTTCAAAGAGGAAAATCAAAAGCCCTGCGAAGATAGGGACGATTCCAGATGCATTCGTAATCGACTTTAAGTCGAAGAAATGGTTTGTGGTAGAGATTGAGTTAAGTAATCATCCAGTTTATGAGCACATTGTGACTCAGGTAACCAAATTTATGACTGCAACTAAATTTCCAGAATCAAAACAGGAACTCGCTAAAGCAATCTATAACGAAATAATAAGCGATCCATACAAAAGAGCTCTTCTTGAGGCAAATGGGATAAAAGAAGACAAATTCAAGGAAATTCTTGAAATCATAGAAACTTCACCGGCAATAGTGGTGATAATTAATGAGCTAACCAAAAAGATCAATGAAGCTGTTAACTTGCTCTCAAATGCCCTAAAATTCAACGTTAGAGCAATTGAATTTAAAACATTCAGAAGAGAAAATTCACATAGTTTGAATGACCACATTCATGTATTCGAGATTATCACTCAAAGAAGTGGGTTACCAGAAGACCATAAAACTAAACCGAAAAGTTCGCACATCTTAAAAGGAAAAAAGATTATCCTTAAGATGATTGAGGAAGGATACCTATACCCAGGATTTAAGATTCACGGGGAATATAGGGGAGAACTATATGAGGCAGAAATTCTTGAAGACGGTAGGATAAGGATAATTAACGATGGTAGCATACACACTAGCCTATCAAAAGCAGCATTTCATATAACAAAGAAAGGTACAAATGGGTGGTATTGGTGGAAATATAAGGATGAAGAAGGGCGTGAACATGAGATTGACGAGCTCCGTCAAAAGTACTTCCAGCATGAAAGCAAATTGATTTGA
- a CDS encoding HEPN domain-containing protein — protein MVSPQELKANAKEYLEDADYLFNKGHYNSALNLYFKALAAICDYIILRDTGKLPRNHTERFRILEIKYPEIYDIVDFHFNNYRKAYLMRATKEWVEVLKNDVHGLYTKI, from the coding sequence ATGGTTAGTCCTCAGGAACTCAAGGCCAACGCCAAAGAATACCTCGAAGACGCAGACTACTTATTCAACAAAGGCCACTACAACTCGGCTTTAAACCTCTACTTCAAGGCCCTCGCGGCGATTTGCGACTATATCATCCTCAGGGATACTGGAAAACTTCCAAGAAACCATACTGAACGTTTCAGGATTCTAGAGATCAAGTATCCAGAGATTTATGATATTGTGGACTTCCACTTCAACAACTATAGGAAAGCCTATCTAATGAGAGCCACAAAGGAATGGGTGGAGGTGTTAAAGAATGACGTCCACGGACTCTACACCAAAATCTGA
- a CDS encoding type IV toxin-antitoxin system AbiEi family antitoxin domain-containing protein has product MRPITQILLAEFGGKVITREELEKLSAYLKVDDVDYLVNYLIQYGYLIRILRGLYYVKTPVEFSLKSPPSIYKLLSLGMNKITKNWYFGLFTALVLNGLTHEHYTTIFIINDKIARTKIIHVNGIPVRIIRTRKELFDFGILRKNGIKVSDLEKTLLDFLYFGSYGTVSRELALKIWIEYRDSANWEKLKRYLGKYPKSLAKVVGDAK; this is encoded by the coding sequence ATGAGACCGATCACCCAGATACTCCTCGCTGAATTTGGGGGCAAAGTTATAACCCGGGAAGAACTCGAAAAACTCTCCGCTTATTTAAAAGTAGATGACGTTGACTACCTCGTGAATTACCTCATCCAATATGGCTATCTTATAAGGATTCTGAGGGGACTTTATTATGTTAAAACGCCAGTCGAGTTTTCCCTTAAAAGTCCACCCTCCATCTACAAGCTTCTTTCACTGGGAATGAACAAAATAACGAAGAACTGGTACTTTGGCCTGTTCACGGCATTGGTTTTGAATGGGTTAACCCATGAACACTATACGACAATTTTCATAATCAACGATAAGATAGCGAGGACAAAAATTATTCACGTGAATGGGATACCAGTCAGGATAATCAGAACCAGAAAGGAGCTTTTTGACTTCGGAATACTCAGAAAAAACGGGATAAAAGTTTCCGATTTAGAAAAGACACTCTTAGATTTCCTTTACTTTGGGAGCTATGGAACGGTTTCACGAGAACTTGCCTTAAAAATCTGGATAGAGTATAGAGATAGTGCAAACTGGGAAAAGTTGAAGAGGTACTTGGGTAAATATCCAAAGTCCCTTGCAAAGGTGGTTGGAGATGCCAAATAA
- a CDS encoding AAA family ATPase, whose translation MFSTRPVREEKNLHGGQHREAVKKLRETIEDGDFVAVLGPRRVGKTSVINVFLNKYGSKYRYLYYDLAFGMGREAISYTELTPVSTNISEEELEYSATLNLGLVKMDIKPRGIAEFQNAFINLLRYINSQKKKTVVIFDEAQVLPRFAPLSMLGMLQTISDSFENVTVVLSGSMPGLLERIINPTEDRPFFARYVERINIPRWDIEESVEYLKKGLPDAPEEELKEAAKELSNVPGFLAYYGKLRTKGKTHEEALSMTVNYGVKLWKEDLKNFIRIYKSPAYIIALRTIAKGPSYGVTTEEVVTEITSTLKISERRAKEVLKNLIDGGFLVKPKRGIYQIPERPLRKAVLEFKVDVSGGVVVL comes from the coding sequence TTGTTCAGCACGCGCCCGGTTCGAGAGGAGAAAAACCTCCATGGAGGACAACACAGAGAAGCAGTAAAGAAGCTGAGAGAAACCATTGAAGATGGCGACTTTGTGGCAGTCCTTGGGCCAAGAAGAGTGGGAAAGACTAGCGTTATCAACGTTTTCTTAAACAAGTATGGTTCAAAGTACAGGTACCTCTATTACGACCTTGCATTTGGAATGGGGCGGGAAGCGATAAGCTACACCGAGCTTACGCCAGTATCGACCAACATCTCGGAGGAGGAGCTTGAGTACTCGGCGACACTTAACCTAGGTCTCGTCAAAATGGACATAAAACCCAGAGGAATAGCGGAGTTCCAAAACGCCTTCATCAACCTTCTGAGGTACATCAACAGTCAAAAAAAGAAAACAGTAGTCATCTTTGATGAGGCCCAAGTCCTTCCGAGATTCGCTCCCCTGAGTATGCTTGGAATGCTTCAAACTATCTCGGATAGTTTTGAGAACGTTACTGTAGTCCTGTCGGGTTCGATGCCAGGTCTCTTAGAAAGGATAATAAATCCAACTGAGGACAGGCCTTTCTTTGCGAGGTACGTTGAGAGGATAAACATCCCCCGATGGGACATAGAGGAGAGCGTGGAATATCTGAAAAAGGGCCTTCCAGATGCTCCAGAAGAAGAACTCAAGGAAGCTGCGAAGGAGCTTTCAAACGTACCTGGTTTTTTGGCATATTACGGTAAGCTCAGAACTAAAGGAAAAACCCATGAAGAAGCCCTCTCAATGACAGTTAATTATGGGGTTAAGCTCTGGAAGGAGGATTTGAAGAACTTTATCAGGATTTATAAGTCCCCTGCCTACATTATTGCCCTGAGGACTATCGCAAAAGGTCCTTCTTATGGAGTGACGACTGAAGAAGTCGTTACTGAAATAACATCAACGTTGAAAATCTCTGAAAGGCGAGCCAAGGAAGTGTTGAAAAACCTTATTGATGGAGGTTTTCTCGTAAAGCCCAAGAGAGGAATCTATCAAATCCCCGAGAGGCCTCTGAGAAAAGCTGTGCTGGAGTTTAAAGTTGATGTTTCAGGAGGTGTTGTTGTCCTATGA
- a CDS encoding nucleotidyltransferase domain-containing protein: MTSTDSTPKSERLLSFSFLWHLRDSVGDFLKNHEEVFDVVLYGSTVLGKEKPNDIDLMILTRGKLPPLKLRELILELKGDLSKAIPREKLDIRAMSIEELFDPNNLASLGVLVEGYSLRHGKNLAELINGKAYAIFRFTLDGLQRKDRVRFQYALKGRDMRSGLLRELNGEQWGAWVIAVPVQHTYRFREFLELWGIKYEAFTVLKGSDLFYTF, translated from the coding sequence ATGACGTCCACGGACTCTACACCAAAATCTGAACGTCTTCTCTCCTTTTCCTTCCTCTGGCACCTCAGAGATTCTGTGGGGGACTTTCTAAAAAACCACGAGGAAGTCTTCGATGTAGTCCTTTACGGCTCGACGGTGCTGGGAAAGGAAAAACCCAACGACATAGACCTGATGATACTCACCCGCGGGAAACTTCCGCCCCTGAAACTCCGGGAGCTGATACTCGAGCTGAAAGGGGACCTATCCAAGGCGATCCCCCGGGAAAAACTCGACATTAGGGCTATGAGCATCGAAGAGCTCTTCGATCCCAACAACCTCGCGAGCCTTGGGGTGTTGGTTGAGGGCTACTCCCTCCGTCATGGCAAGAACCTCGCGGAGCTGATTAACGGAAAAGCCTACGCCATCTTCCGCTTCACTCTGGATGGTCTTCAGAGGAAGGATAGGGTGCGCTTCCAGTACGCGCTGAAGGGAAGGGACATGAGAAGCGGCCTGCTGAGGGAGCTCAACGGCGAGCAGTGGGGAGCGTGGGTGATAGCGGTGCCCGTCCAGCACACGTACCGCTTTAGGGAGTTTCTTGAGCTGTGGGGGATTAAGTACGAGGCCTTCACGGTCCTTAAAGGGTCGGACTTGTTTTACACGTTTTAG
- a CDS encoding nucleotidyl transferase AbiEii/AbiGii toxin family protein: MPNNEILFKIKENERKSFANFVSRKTGIKNIDLVEWDYIIHTLLKELEKDPYFRENYIFKGGTCLVKCHLGYYRFSRDLDFAYRNSGELQEMSRSKLKKFLSEETGRIAETLNCVAKDLGLEFYYRDHKDFNNNRYFSFLIGPGWFREIIAYSPAGEKIKLEFNYAERFAFRPRTVKAHTLLSWKKSKLEVRDYEKYAEFLGNYYPLKLLAYQDKEILTEKVRAILTRREFKLRDLYDLYKLYQVKGLKLKKYKKQIGMKIENYLSMSNNARENFLKAIQELRREDYSRTIRSEIEKDIILIVEEFEKDKFLKFVESLRRELLEFIESGAFGHLIGRRE, translated from the coding sequence ATGCCAAATAATGAAATTCTGTTCAAAATCAAAGAAAACGAAAGAAAAAGCTTCGCTAACTTTGTTTCAAGAAAAACAGGCATTAAAAACATAGACTTAGTTGAGTGGGATTACATCATCCACACCCTCCTCAAGGAACTTGAAAAAGATCCCTATTTTAGGGAAAACTACATCTTTAAAGGCGGGACGTGCTTGGTTAAATGTCATTTGGGTTATTACCGCTTTAGTAGAGATTTAGACTTTGCATACAGAAACAGTGGGGAACTTCAGGAGATGTCAAGAAGCAAACTCAAGAAATTCCTGAGTGAAGAGACAGGGAGAATAGCCGAAACCCTAAACTGTGTTGCGAAAGACCTTGGATTGGAGTTTTACTACAGAGACCACAAGGACTTTAACAACAACCGCTACTTTAGTTTTTTGATAGGGCCTGGATGGTTTAGAGAAATAATTGCCTATTCTCCAGCAGGAGAGAAAATAAAGTTGGAGTTCAACTATGCTGAAAGGTTCGCTTTTAGACCAAGAACTGTCAAAGCACACACTCTTCTCTCATGGAAGAAATCAAAACTGGAGGTTAGAGATTACGAAAAATACGCTGAGTTTCTTGGAAACTATTATCCCCTTAAACTCCTAGCGTACCAAGATAAGGAGATCTTAACTGAAAAAGTCCGTGCCATCCTAACGAGGAGAGAGTTTAAACTTCGGGATCTGTATGACCTTTACAAGCTCTATCAGGTTAAGGGTCTAAAGCTCAAAAAGTACAAAAAACAAATAGGCATGAAAATAGAAAATTATCTCAGCATGAGTAACAATGCCCGTGAGAACTTTTTAAAAGCTATCCAGGAGCTTAGACGGGAGGATTACTCGCGTACAATCAGATCAGAAATTGAGAAGGACATCATTCTAATCGTTGAAGAGTTTGAAAAGGATAAGTTCCTTAAGTTTGTAGAGTCCCTCAGGAGAGAACTGTTGGAATTCATTGAATCAGGTGCATTCGGACATCTCATCGGGAGGAGGGAATAA
- a CDS encoding Eco57I restriction-modification methylase domain-containing protein: MYRLVGEIESNLKELKPDMGTEEAINYFRNIFIDAWKFNYVDEIIPEDMLNEFVAQNTDMIKIIAKTNPPEGESFYVVYAKSKSDTIKYRQRLVKDLLDFTYSVGLEFANFLIILDYSKYWKLVVPIYRRELENAKLNIYVIDPEEGKFRTLVKNLASVAQELEEFYKKSKKHPPAIQIKALIDEYMHVRPLTEEFFKEYKEYYSKLKDSIKKRYGKKLGESYVGELQKEIFVERAAKTFAHTFLNRLMFVYFLQKKGWIVEKPALRKDLQESVDVKNFVRWLYEQWVEYGGEFYKDYLRILFLYAMNTPRVGYARRDIKEIQAIPSPIVRDVFTYGIPYFNGGLFNHVTIEGIDLDEIITSLPDNVVKELIFDFFEEYSFTVTEDTPYEVEVAVDPAMLGRIYESLITAEEQAGSEEEERRASGIFYTPRSEVDFMCRMAIYEYLKKNTKVDDVLLREFVFTPLHEWEGRSLPRELLSALESVKIVDPAAGSGAFLVGMFHLLTELYEKARVKVDYERKLAIIRENIYGVDIKEWAIRVAKLRLWLALIEKEEESPNEPILPNLETKLAVGDSLVPPHFVLRINGKKRIIEIPLAKFRESLKLLWAKKGAGEAIVHYKDLVRKYFMGEKIDGKPVKLKDIEEAKWGALQEFLETALEEDLKAKEKKEIKLLLEAVSKQDYSALEKPPFIWELDFPDVMLEKKGFDIVIANPPYVRQEKIYPEYYDLAEFQMLPKKEQDRLKKEYKEKIIEHMKTIIKEKFEHEMKLNKRSDLYVYFFIQGVNLLNPKGALVFITSNSWLDVDYGTSLQEFFLRFTNLKRIIDYTTRSFEQADVNTVITVLTRKPKELFNTVDEGCVNFVLLKRSFDELSREIIEKMLECYAGKVKEVEVFGGKVYSYEDDDIRVRSVKAVELAKMGGLEIGTKNLLLGSYNVFGEYKGMKWGGILIRAPRIFYVILDKGKDKLVRLERIADVTRGFTTGANEFFYLEPIRNPVEWPVCKICGRVHEPGEGLVAVKNKAGWEGYIEGEFLKPLIKSPKDLKHLIVKREDLTMMVFMCDISPTNLENEYFHAFNYVQWGESNKYHLRPTVRGRKYWYSLPELRPPQILIRQFFNHKFDSPYNPNYYPTDHTFYYLTSIPQEQEEVIAAILNSTITALLIELLGRKNMGEGVLTLYGPEWRNLLVVDANLLNSIQHRRLVQAFEQMANREIKSIFEELGLPKPNRDFSNINPEDVSLDKVLPDRRELDRVIFEALGLTEEEQLEVYRAVVELVKARLVKAKTFSKRR; the protein is encoded by the coding sequence ATGTATCGGCTTGTTGGAGAAATTGAAAGTAATCTTAAAGAGCTTAAACCTGATATGGGAACAGAGGAAGCAATAAACTATTTTAGAAATATTTTCATTGATGCGTGGAAGTTCAATTATGTTGATGAGATCATCCCTGAGGACATGCTTAATGAATTTGTGGCACAAAACACTGATATGATTAAAATCATTGCAAAAACAAACCCGCCTGAAGGTGAGAGTTTCTACGTTGTCTACGCTAAAAGTAAAAGTGACACCATAAAATACAGACAAAGACTTGTTAAGGATCTTCTCGACTTCACGTATTCAGTTGGATTGGAATTCGCGAATTTTCTGATAATCTTGGACTACTCAAAATACTGGAAGCTTGTAGTTCCAATCTACAGGAGAGAGCTTGAAAATGCCAAGCTCAATATCTATGTAATTGACCCAGAGGAGGGAAAATTCAGGACTCTTGTGAAGAACTTGGCCAGTGTTGCTCAGGAGCTTGAAGAATTTTACAAGAAATCGAAAAAGCATCCACCGGCAATCCAAATAAAAGCCCTCATAGATGAATACATGCACGTTAGGCCTCTTACAGAGGAGTTTTTCAAGGAGTACAAAGAGTACTATTCCAAACTTAAGGACTCAATAAAAAAGCGTTACGGGAAAAAACTTGGGGAATCTTATGTTGGCGAGTTGCAAAAAGAGATATTTGTTGAAAGAGCCGCCAAGACCTTTGCTCATACATTCCTCAACAGATTAATGTTTGTCTATTTCCTTCAAAAGAAAGGATGGATTGTCGAGAAACCAGCTCTCAGGAAGGATCTACAGGAGAGTGTTGACGTCAAAAACTTCGTCAGATGGCTGTATGAGCAGTGGGTGGAGTATGGAGGGGAGTTTTACAAGGATTACCTTAGAATTTTGTTCCTTTATGCAATGAATACGCCAAGAGTGGGATATGCAAGAAGGGATATAAAGGAAATACAAGCGATTCCATCCCCAATAGTTAGGGACGTGTTCACCTACGGGATTCCCTATTTCAACGGTGGTCTGTTCAACCATGTTACAATAGAGGGCATTGATTTGGACGAGATCATAACTTCCCTTCCAGATAACGTTGTGAAAGAACTTATATTTGATTTCTTTGAAGAATACAGCTTCACAGTTACGGAAGATACTCCCTATGAAGTTGAGGTTGCTGTTGATCCAGCAATGTTAGGAAGAATTTACGAGTCACTTATAACCGCCGAAGAGCAGGCTGGAAGTGAGGAAGAGGAGAGAAGAGCATCAGGAATCTTCTACACGCCGAGGAGCGAAGTTGACTTCATGTGCAGGATGGCAATTTATGAGTATTTGAAGAAGAACACCAAAGTTGATGACGTTCTTCTAAGGGAGTTCGTGTTTACGCCGCTTCATGAATGGGAAGGAAGGTCACTACCAAGGGAACTACTCAGTGCTCTCGAGAGCGTTAAGATAGTCGATCCAGCAGCTGGAAGCGGAGCTTTTCTCGTGGGAATGTTTCATCTTTTAACGGAACTCTACGAAAAGGCTAGGGTAAAGGTAGATTATGAAAGAAAGCTCGCTATAATCAGGGAGAACATCTACGGCGTTGACATCAAAGAGTGGGCGATAAGGGTTGCCAAGCTCAGGCTTTGGCTGGCATTGATTGAAAAGGAAGAAGAGAGTCCAAACGAACCAATTTTACCAAATCTCGAGACGAAGTTAGCAGTTGGCGATTCACTTGTGCCTCCTCACTTTGTTCTTAGAATAAATGGGAAGAAAAGGATAATCGAAATACCCCTTGCCAAATTTAGAGAGAGTCTCAAGCTCCTTTGGGCTAAAAAGGGTGCGGGTGAAGCAATAGTCCATTACAAAGATCTAGTGAGAAAGTACTTCATGGGTGAAAAAATTGATGGAAAGCCTGTGAAATTAAAAGATATCGAGGAAGCTAAATGGGGAGCTCTTCAGGAGTTCCTAGAGACAGCACTTGAAGAAGATTTAAAGGCCAAGGAGAAGAAGGAAATAAAGCTGCTCTTAGAAGCGGTATCAAAGCAGGATTACTCGGCTCTGGAAAAACCACCATTCATCTGGGAACTTGATTTTCCCGATGTGATGCTCGAAAAGAAGGGCTTTGACATAGTAATAGCAAATCCGCCCTACGTGAGGCAGGAAAAGATTTATCCAGAGTATTACGACTTGGCAGAGTTTCAGATGCTTCCAAAGAAAGAACAGGATAGATTAAAGAAGGAATACAAGGAGAAGATAATCGAGCATATGAAGACAATAATCAAAGAGAAGTTTGAGCACGAGATGAAGCTGAACAAGAGGAGCGATTTATATGTTTATTTCTTCATCCAAGGTGTCAACCTGCTCAACCCCAAAGGAGCTCTAGTGTTCATTACCTCCAACTCATGGCTTGATGTTGATTATGGAACATCTCTGCAGGAGTTCTTCCTGAGGTTCACGAACTTGAAGAGGATTATTGACTACACGACAAGGTCTTTTGAGCAGGCCGATGTAAATACCGTAATCACCGTGCTAACTAGAAAACCCAAAGAGCTGTTTAACACCGTTGATGAGGGTTGTGTGAACTTTGTCCTCCTAAAGAGGAGCTTTGATGAACTGAGCCGTGAAATAATAGAAAAGATGCTCGAATGTTATGCCGGAAAAGTTAAGGAAGTCGAAGTCTTCGGAGGAAAAGTATACTCCTACGAGGACGATGACATCAGGGTGAGGAGCGTCAAAGCTGTAGAGCTCGCAAAGATGGGCGGGCTTGAGATAGGTACAAAGAACCTCCTGCTCGGCTCCTACAACGTCTTTGGTGAATACAAAGGTATGAAGTGGGGCGGGATACTCATAAGGGCTCCAAGGATATTCTACGTGATCCTCGACAAGGGGAAGGACAAGCTTGTAAGACTAGAGCGGATTGCAGATGTTACTAGAGGATTCACAACGGGAGCGAACGAGTTTTTCTACCTTGAGCCGATAAGGAACCCGGTAGAGTGGCCGGTGTGCAAAATCTGCGGCAGAGTCCATGAGCCGGGAGAGGGTTTGGTAGCCGTCAAGAATAAGGCGGGATGGGAGGGTTACATTGAGGGGGAGTTTCTGAAACCCCTGATTAAAAGTCCCAAGGATCTAAAGCATCTCATTGTAAAACGTGAAGATCTAACAATGATGGTGTTTATGTGCGATATCTCTCCAACTAACCTTGAGAATGAGTACTTCCATGCGTTTAACTATGTCCAATGGGGAGAGAGCAACAAATATCACTTACGTCCAACAGTTAGAGGTCGTAAATATTGGTATTCACTACCAGAACTTAGACCTCCTCAAATATTAATCCGACAATTCTTCAATCACAAATTTGACAGTCCGTACAATCCAAACTATTACCCCACTGACCATACCTTTTATTATCTTACTAGCATACCTCAAGAGCAGGAGGAGGTCATAGCTGCAATACTAAATTCGACAATCACAGCGCTATTGATCGAGTTGTTGGGGCGTAAAAACATGGGAGAGGGCGTTTTAACTTTGTATGGGCCAGAGTGGAGGAATTTGCTAGTTGTGGATGCGAATCTGCTAAATAGTATCCAACATAGAAGGCTAGTACAAGCCTTCGAACAGATGGCCAACCGCGAAATCAAGTCCATCTTCGAGGAACTCGGCCTTCCAAAGCCAAACAGAGACTTCAGCAACATCAACCCAGAGGACGTCTCCCTCGACAAGGTTCTCCCCGACAGGCGCGAGCTTGACAGAGTGATCTTTGAGGCGCTTGGCCTTACGGAGGAAGAGCAGCTTGAGGTCTACAGGGCGGTTGTCGAGCTCGTGAAGGCGAGGCTGGTGAAGGCGAAGACGTTTTCGAAGAGGAGGTAG